A window of Geotrypetes seraphini chromosome 16, aGeoSer1.1, whole genome shotgun sequence genomic DNA:
CGGTCCTGAGCTTCCTATTACAGCCAGTGTGGGAgtgctggagaaggagagatgaggagaaggagcagaggcgctgtcgaagaggagaggcacaggCGCTGACTGACTGACTACAAGATGTGACTCTCACCATAAGAGTCACATCCTATAAACAGTCAGCCagcaccggtgcctctcctcctctccggcaTCTCGTGGCACATCTGGAATCTGCTGAGTCACACGAGTGTACCACAGCACAccgtttgtgatacactgatgtAAACAATACTTCACGtaccctagagcagggatgcccaatacgtcgatcacgatcgaccggtagatcgcaaaggcaaagtgagtcaatcgtGGAGctcatcccaggctccgtgatagactcacgttgccttcacaatctactggcctgatcagccttcctctccccgacatcaattctgccgtcggagaggaagttccaggccagcatATCTCTGCCTGGCATAGAATTTCCTCtttgatggcagaattgacgtcggggagaagaatggTGGTTGGCTCttgacgcagggaagcagggagctCTTGGGGTAGCAGTGGtctgggggcctgttccccgatggtggcgacagtggcttgggggagggcagggagaaagaaagaaagggggcaggcagggagacagaaggaaagaaggaaaacagaaagaaagatagggagcatgaagagagaaaaaaagaaagggaggaagggagaaagcaagggcagggagagaggaagaaaaagttgggggagggaatgaggtctgaaagagaggaagcatacaggctgaaagaatggaagaaatattggatgcacagtcagaagaagaaagtgcaaccagagactcatgaaatcaccagataacaaaggtaggaaaaatgattttattttcaatttaatgatcaaaatgtgtacattttgagaatttatatctgctgtctacatttagcactaaggcccccttttactaaaccgcaatagcggtttttagtgcaggaaacctatgagcatcgagagcagcgtggggcattcagggtagctccctgcgctaaaaactgctatcgtggtttagtaaaaagggaggggggcatatttatctatttttgtatggttgttactgaggtgacagtgcatagagtcatctgccttgacctctttgaaaaaccccggaatataaatgataattaacattttctctgcgtacagtgtgctttgtggctttttaaaattttatttgttggtagatcattttgactttgtcattttaaaagtagctcacaagcccaaaaagtatgggcacccctgccctagaggaagaAATCCTTGAAAAAGAGAAATATATTATTGGGCATTTTAAAGGCAGATTTTTATTCAAGAGGGCTGAAGATTCCTGATCTCCTCAAAGAAGTCAGCAAATCTCCATTTCACATAAAAGCTACACATAAAAGGAATTTGCCCATAATTTTTTTCTGCCACTGGAAatgacctggcattgaatatctaggctgACTGTGTGTCATGGCAGTCAGCCTGGCTGACGCCCATGATCTGAATACCAACCCCAAACTATAAATTTTACATTtgtacactaaccccctcttctattaaactgcactagtagTTTTTaggcagagagccacgctgaatggtctgcgctgctcccgacactcataggaactctctgCGCTTTAAGAGAAGAGGCCCTTCGATTTTTTGAATATCAGGGTCACAGATTTCAATAGAAAATCTTCAGATTTTTAGATACATATCTTTCAGTAAACAGCTTTTCTGATTTagctttttatattattttttcaaACTATAAATTACAGGAAGACACATAGGAATTAAAGTGTTATGTAACACAGTAATAATTTAAATTTTGGATCCATTGATTAGATGGATGATGGTCTCATATATAAAACCAACACAAGTAACTAGAACATGCATAAAACTATGAGGTGGTAAAAGGAGCTAGAGAAGGCTTTATACCTTCCCTCTGAGGAACAGATCCTCAGGATGTTGGAGATGATATAGACATACGGTTTGAGGGTTGAGACAAAACTGGGAAACCctataaacacacacacaatataagctATGCTTTGAGTTATTGAGGTGCTGGAGCAAGATAGTTCTAGCAGTGCTGTCACTTAAGCAATGGTTAATCTCATGAGAGGCGGAAAAAGAATAGCTTAAGATCCAGGTAACATAAACCCTAAAGTCAAGCCCCTGTGATCATCAGGATACAAACTAAAAGATTCATAATTAAATATTAAGACAGAGTATTACATACTGTAATATAGTAGTCTTAAGCCATGATCAAAAACATTACAAATTCTATAGGATGAAATGTATTTGTGTAAAGCATCAATTCACAGAAATGCAAAGACTTTCTTAAAAGGATATCAAGCAACTGGAGGAGAGTTTATTAGGAacaagaaatatcaaagaaagccAAGTTACTGAGGAAAATTTACATGGGGGAGTGGAGGAGAAATTCAGCTAAGTAACAGTGATCCATCCTTTCATAAACAtttaacaataataaaaaaaagctttGATTCAGCaggctactggaagccaatgcatcATATTGAAAGAAGACAGCCTAAaactatatattttaaatatagcaAATCAGTTAGCAAAATAATAATGTGTAATTATATTAAGCCACAGCAAATATTCAGGAGATCTTAAGTAAACAAAGTTGTATTAATCAATGGGTCGATACCAACATTCTGTCTGAGATACTTGGTATGCATCACCGGTGTCCCTTCCATAGTTGAGGGTGGTCCAGCTGTACTATAGCTGTCAGCAATCTGCAGCTCGAGCACTCTAGCAatgttctgggaatcatcattgactctactttgtcctttaacgaccacatcaactccctagtaaaaaaatgctttttcaatctccatatgctaagaaaagtcagatcctgcttccaccaacaacatttcgctgtccttgtacaatccatcattctatccagactagattactgcaactccatctacctaagcctaacaaagaaaagtcttctcagacttcaaCGGATttagaacaccgcagctaaactaatcttcgcaaaaggcaaatttgaccatgtctccccgctactgtctaagcttcactggctcccagtcatcctcagggttcactacaaatgcgcctgtcttgccttcaaatctcttcacggcatccttcctcccctctttccactatcttggctctcgagtactcactccaccagatccactcaaaaattcaaactatccttcccctctctaaatGGCATATCccacacaggaaaacttggaacatccctcctcttcaggatcaccgagctatggaatagctttactgcccatcttcggagttcgacctccctccaaaacttcagaaaacatctgaaaacttggcttttctccaaaatgtaactactcccaccctctccattattctaagtcccctctttccttcctgtttaccaagcccttcttcctcccattggagttcctttcttttttaattcctgtaaaccgtgtcgagctccacttccgtggagatgacgcggtatataaacttaaggtttagtttagtttagtttagcttcaATCAAAAGATGTTGGTATTCCAATGAATCTCACAGAACATGTCTTCTCTTCACAACTAGAAGTGTGATGGTACGCTATCACCCTCCTTTGGAAAGAACCCAGGTTTCACCTAAATTTGGACAGATCactatggaatcccccaacaTGTAGACTCCTAACCGTCTGACAATCAGTTCATGGGAGATAGCCGACTGTCTCCTGCAATGTGCATCAAAAATGGAAATTCAAGGTCTGGGTATCCTgcaactggcattgaatttccagtttggATTTTGGTGGCTGGCTACATTCCAGTGgccaagaataataataataataactttattttttctataccgccataatcttgtgacttctaggcggttcacagtgaagagagctgtgcaatcagcgaattacagcgtacaaatagggaagatgtcactgagcagtcagtgaatacagaatacaattagtgagaatacgCAGTATCAACATGTTGAGTAATagtttttaaaaggggggggggagttgtctgactaggaaataaatctattgaacaaaGCGGTCTTAAATTATTTCCGAAAAGGTCGACCTGGCTCTATCGAATAGACCTGCTTTTTATGTGGGTGTATCTGGATGCTGTTCTTAGCCAGCCAGAAGATGAATATTGCCAGTGACCAGGTATGTTATGTGTTAATACAAGTTACTGACCAGTCCATAGATCCAGATATTCAGCTATTTAGAAAGCCAGGAAACATTCCCAGCCAGATAATCCGGTTAGTATCAGCCCcgcccccatccccccaaaaataaaaaagataaatctTACTCCATCAAACTCACAGATATAAATTAAAATCCTTTGAGATTATTAAATAGTTTTTATTAGAAACATTTCCTCAAGGCATTTTTTACATCTTTGTTTTTCAGGCTGTAAATTACAGGGTTAAACATAGGTATTAAAGTATTATGCAAAATTGCAATGAATTTGTTTATATCTATTGATTGCATAGATGAAGGTCTCATATATAAACACATCAGAGTCAAATAGAAGAGACATACAACTGTGAGGTGGGAGGAGCAGGTAGAGAAGGCTTTACGTCTCCCCTCTGTGGAACGGATCCTCAGGATGTTGGAGATGATGTAGACGTAAGATGTAAGGGTTGATATAAAGCAAGGGCATGCTACAAATCCTCCAAAAATATAAACTATACATtgaagagaagaggtgctgctgcaagAAAGCTTTAATAATGCTGTAATATCACAGAAAAAATGATTAATCTCATTGGAGTGACAAAAGGAAAATTgaagaaggaaaataaaataaaatgcaggCATCGCAAGACATAAGATCCATGAGCCTGTGCTTAACAGGATGCAAACTTTAGGATTCATGATCAAATGGTAACACAAGGGATGACATATAGCAACATAACGGTCATAGGCCATGACTGAAAGAATTAAAAATTCATTACTAgccagagacagaaaaaaatacatcTGTGTAAAACACCCATTCACAGAAATATGATGGTTATTTCTTAGCAAGATATCCAACAGTTTAGGAAGAGTAACTGAAGTGCAGGAGATGTCAAGAAAGGACAAGTTACTGAGGAAAAAGTACATCGGGGTATGCAAGTGAGAGTCTAGGCACACGATAGTGATAATAGTGAGGTTCCCCATCAGGATGATCAGGTAAATCAATAGAAACAGAAAGAAGAGAGGTACCTGCAGCTCTGGGAATTCTGGGAACCCCAAAATGATAAATTCTGTCAAGGTAGTAAAATTTACCTTTTCCATTTGATTctgtgaaacaaagaaaatgaagatTTTTACATCCAGGGCTATGGAGAAATTAGATGCCAATGttcatattctataaattgttgcAAATAATGATTTTGGTTTTATTAATCCTGCAGCTCACTAATGCAAATGATTTAGCTTGATTGCTTCTTTAATTAACCTGTAGGCAGTATGAAAGaacttttaataaataaatacatat
This region includes:
- the LOC117349670 gene encoding olfactory receptor 2A25-like, producing MDLQRVYPGPTDGYQIRDYRKPCLILQNQMEKVNFTTLTEFIILGFPEFPELQVPLFFLFLLIYLIILMGNLTIITIVCLDSHLHTPMYFFLSNLSFLDISCTSVTLPKLLDILLRNNHHISVNGCFTQMYFFLSLASNEFLILSVMAYDRYVAICHPLCYHLIMNPKVCILLSTGSWILCLAMPAFYFIFLLQFSFCHSNEINHFFCDITALLKLSCSSTSSLQCIVYIFGGFVACPCFISTLTSYVYIISNILRIRSTEGRRKAFSTCSSHLTVVCLFYLTLMCLYMRPSSMQSIDINKFIAILHNTLIPMFNPVIYSLKNKDVALFVSSDWVTRNCKELARIWETNWMSFGDGSPDICLRWNLIEVVRELVLPDMCTSWFVVVLWQLAFLQHLAACQVGELATSQPAIVFTG